One Aquamicrobium sp. genomic region harbors:
- a CDS encoding Lrp/AsnC family transcriptional regulator, with amino-acid sequence MSEDQIDRMDRSILAALARDGRLSMAELAEKVGLSKTPVQARVRRLERDGYIRGYAAIIDRARMGEGHVAFVQVKLSDTRSAALDAFNKAVLAVPEVEQCHMIAASFDYLLKVRTRDIAAYRRVLGERISALPHVAQTSTYVAMETVKDR; translated from the coding sequence ATGTCGGAAGACCAGATAGACCGCATGGACCGCAGCATCCTCGCCGCGCTGGCGCGCGACGGGCGGCTTTCGATGGCCGAGCTCGCCGAGAAGGTCGGGCTGTCGAAGACGCCGGTGCAGGCGCGGGTGCGGCGGCTGGAGCGCGACGGCTACATCCGCGGCTATGCCGCGATCATCGACCGCGCGCGCATGGGCGAAGGCCATGTCGCCTTCGTGCAGGTCAAGCTCTCGGACACGCGCTCGGCGGCGCTCGACGCCTTCAACAAGGCGGTGCTGGCCGTTCCGGAAGTCGAGCAATGCCACATGATCGCGGCGAGCTTCGATTATCTGCTGAAAGTGCGCACGCGCGACATCGCCGCCTATCGCCGGGTGCTGGGCGAGCGCATCTCGGCCCTGCCGCACGTGGCGCAGACCTCGACCTATGTGGCGATGGAGACGGTGAAGGACAGGTAG